A genomic stretch from Hydrogenimonas urashimensis includes:
- a CDS encoding HD domain-containing protein, giving the protein MDLTVEIESLLNQDAPDFQISKLLKQAIKEYLDNLEEIFKETQGKAFFVHHTRKIDYFLSIIYKVVLRKMFREFQPMRNSVPIALVALGSYGREQLCVYSDIDLMIVYKEIPGYNIREIIEKILYIAWDAGFQLGHRVHEIAELSDVAEEDITIKTALMESRFIIGSNFIWMETQRELGLIRRKKPKEYVLSKLEEAEARHTKHPVTMEPNIKECVGGIRDANLAFWIASVRHHVSRLRELVGGVIDEADYAEYRSALEFIFRVRSALHLSAKKKEDTLRLELVPNVTDLLGIEKRNPQKAQKELVTRTLHSLDIIRKKSSYWVGLLSRPYLFDARHIPLLKKEMVEPGIFRCQDTLYARRNLKPRTFLSYLKLLLKEAARFPVVTDASFEHLIDRTEVPKSKGKQLTTAIRQIFYLPYSASVIKALYRSGKLPQTIPPMKRIMYLPQFDGYHHYPVDLHSYHTLLALDNLRHELLKPMFEGLDRDSRAMLKLVALLHDAGKGRIRDHRDVGADLFKIYAKKLGLGEELIKEGILLIRHHTRMTYTIHNEDIYDESTVSRFVAPLSNRKLLDMLFILTYCDVNAVGENVYNAFTERMLKTLYFAAVEMLEKPAIIDETAKRLRREHALRRILEFKELPRSLQKKILSIESNLFFIKHSTKEILDIAKRARTVLDYDMQITAGETLKIEIYRKIPINLGYLLGKLSHLELVTMEIFKLFDGVKYFVLEFNDTIADEEIPMVEQIIHDSFDMNKKIKLKKPLIKPREITIDCEHTKTYALMQIKTANQRGLMAYVAHYFDELGIDIATAVITTRKDRVNDLFLIEKNGKFCENRDLIVKKLTDSSSHSDHSKT; this is encoded by the coding sequence GTGGATTTGACCGTCGAAATCGAATCACTGCTCAATCAGGACGCTCCGGATTTTCAGATCTCCAAACTGCTCAAACAGGCTATCAAGGAGTATCTTGACAATCTCGAAGAGATCTTCAAGGAGACCCAGGGAAAAGCTTTTTTCGTCCATCACACCCGGAAGATCGATTATTTTCTCTCCATCATCTACAAAGTGGTTCTTCGCAAGATGTTTCGGGAGTTCCAGCCCATGCGCAACTCCGTACCTATCGCACTGGTTGCCCTGGGAAGCTACGGCCGCGAACAGCTCTGTGTCTACAGCGACATCGACCTGATGATCGTCTACAAAGAGATACCCGGCTACAACATCAGGGAGATTATCGAAAAGATTCTCTATATCGCCTGGGACGCCGGCTTCCAGCTTGGGCACAGGGTGCACGAGATAGCGGAGCTGTCCGACGTGGCGGAGGAGGATATCACGATCAAGACGGCGTTGATGGAATCGCGTTTCATCATCGGCTCAAATTTCATCTGGATGGAGACACAAAGAGAGCTCGGCCTCATCCGCCGGAAGAAGCCCAAAGAGTATGTTCTGAGCAAACTCGAAGAGGCCGAAGCACGGCATACCAAACACCCTGTCACAATGGAGCCGAACATCAAAGAGTGTGTGGGAGGCATCCGTGATGCCAACCTCGCCTTCTGGATCGCATCGGTGCGGCACCATGTCTCCCGCCTTCGTGAACTGGTAGGCGGCGTCATCGACGAAGCCGACTACGCGGAGTACCGCTCGGCACTGGAATTCATCTTCCGGGTCCGATCCGCACTGCACCTGAGTGCGAAGAAAAAAGAGGACACCCTGCGCCTTGAACTCGTCCCCAATGTGACCGATCTGCTGGGTATCGAAAAGAGAAATCCGCAAAAGGCGCAAAAAGAGCTTGTCACACGCACCCTCCACTCCTTGGACATCATTCGGAAAAAGAGTTCCTACTGGGTAGGTCTGCTCAGCCGACCCTACCTCTTCGATGCAAGGCATATTCCATTGCTGAAAAAAGAGATGGTTGAACCCGGTATTTTCCGATGCCAGGACACACTCTATGCACGCAGAAACCTGAAACCGCGGACGTTTCTTTCCTATCTCAAACTTCTGTTGAAAGAGGCGGCCCGCTTTCCGGTCGTAACCGATGCCTCCTTTGAGCATCTGATCGACCGCACAGAGGTTCCCAAAAGCAAAGGAAAGCAGTTGACCACCGCTATCCGGCAGATTTTCTATCTCCCCTACAGCGCCTCCGTCATCAAAGCACTCTACCGAAGCGGCAAACTTCCCCAGACCATCCCGCCGATGAAACGCATCATGTATCTGCCGCAGTTCGACGGATACCACCACTACCCTGTGGACCTGCACTCCTACCATACACTGCTCGCACTGGACAATCTCCGGCACGAACTTCTCAAGCCGATGTTCGAAGGACTCGACAGAGACTCCCGGGCGATGCTGAAACTCGTCGCTCTGCTCCACGATGCCGGCAAGGGACGCATCAGGGACCATCGAGATGTCGGAGCGGACCTTTTTAAAATCTATGCGAAGAAACTCGGCCTTGGCGAAGAGCTCATCAAAGAGGGCATTTTGCTTATCCGACACCATACGCGCATGACCTATACAATCCATAACGAAGATATCTACGACGAGTCGACCGTCTCCCGATTCGTCGCACCTCTGAGCAATCGCAAACTGCTGGATATGCTCTTCATTCTCACCTATTGCGATGTTAACGCCGTCGGGGAAAATGTCTACAACGCCTTTACCGAGCGGATGCTCAAGACCCTCTATTTTGCCGCAGTCGAAATGCTTGAAAAACCCGCCATTATCGACGAAACGGCCAAACGTTTGCGAAGGGAGCACGCACTCAGACGCATTCTTGAGTTCAAGGAGCTTCCCAGGTCCCTGCAGAAGAAGATTCTTTCAATCGAATCCAACCTCTTTTTCATCAAACATTCAACGAAAGAGATTCTCGATATCGCCAAAAGGGCGCGCACCGTTCTTGACTACGATATGCAGATTACGGCAGGTGAGACGCTGAAAATCGAAATTTACCGGAAAATCCCTATCAATCTCGGCTATCTGTTGGGAAAACTGAGCCACTTGGAACTGGTCACGATGGAGATTTTCAAACTCTTTGACGGGGTCAAATATTTCGTTCTGGAGTTCAACGACACCATCGCCGACGAAGAGATTCCGATGGTCGAGCAGATTATTCACGATTCGTTCGACATGAACAAAAAAATCAAACTCAAGAAACCACTCATCAAACCCAGGGAGATCACCATCGACTGCGAGCATACGAAAACTTACGCCTTGATGCAGATCAAAACCGCCAATCAGCGCGGACTGATGGCTTACGTGGCCCACTACTTCGACGAACTGGGCATCGATATCGCCACGGCGGTCATCACGACACGGAAAGACCGGGTCAACGACCTCTTTTTGATCGAAAAAAACGGGAAATTCTGCGAAAACAGGGATCTCATCGTCAAGAAGTTGACTGATTCGTCATCCCATTCAGATCACTCCAAAACATAG
- a CDS encoding phosphoribosyltransferase, producing the protein MKRVRYDYETFVKDLKQLADSIPDSFNAIVAIARGGMTMAHLLGEYWNIRNVFVINSIGYEETRKLEKTKVFNIPDLLPCDDILIVDDIADSGETIKAVLDTLKARYPDKRFKTATLFFKPNKSIVRPDYWLKEVDDEWIDFFWSDDLKALT; encoded by the coding sequence ATGAAACGCGTCCGGTACGATTACGAAACCTTCGTCAAAGATCTGAAACAACTGGCCGATTCGATTCCCGACTCTTTTAATGCCATCGTCGCGATCGCCCGCGGGGGCATGACGATGGCCCACCTCTTGGGAGAGTACTGGAACATTCGAAATGTCTTCGTCATCAACTCCATTGGCTATGAAGAGACGAGAAAACTGGAAAAGACGAAGGTTTTCAATATTCCCGATCTTCTACCCTGTGACGATATCCTGATCGTCGACGACATTGCCGACAGCGGAGAGACGATCAAGGCGGTTCTTGATACACTCAAAGCGCGTTATCCCGACAAGCGGTTTAAAACAGCGACCCTATTCTTCAAGCCCAACAAGTCGATTGTCCGCCCCGATTACTGGCTCAAGGAGGTCGATGACGAGTGGATCGACTTTTTCTGGTCGGATGATCTCAAAGCGCTTACCTGA
- the mqnE gene encoding aminofutalosine synthase MqnE has product MDIVEKVRSGGRIGMDDALKLYDLDLFTLGELADERRRALHGKKTYFNINRHINPTNVCKDVCKFCAYSASRKNPNPYTMPLEEIVAIAKQTWEKGGKEVHIVSAHNPDAGLDWYLGMFKAIKEELPDIHIKALTAAEINFLAEEYGLSVDEVIDKMVENGVDSMPGGGAEIFDEGVRDYICKGKVSSEGWLDIHRKWHLRGKKSNATMLFGHVETRAHRIDHMLRLRNLQDETGGFNCFIPLVYQKENNYLRVTDFPTGQEILKTMAVARIVLDNIPHLKAYWVTATINLALIAQEYGANDLDGTIERESIQAAAGAKSAHGMPLVEFVHLIKDSGFIPIERDSLYNELKVW; this is encoded by the coding sequence ATGGATATAGTTGAAAAAGTTCGCAGCGGCGGGCGCATCGGGATGGATGATGCGCTGAAACTCTACGATCTGGACCTTTTTACGCTGGGAGAACTGGCCGATGAAAGACGCAGAGCGCTGCATGGGAAAAAGACCTATTTCAATATCAACCGCCATATCAATCCGACCAACGTCTGCAAGGATGTCTGCAAATTCTGCGCCTACAGCGCCAGCCGGAAAAACCCAAATCCCTACACGATGCCCCTCGAAGAGATCGTCGCCATCGCGAAGCAGACCTGGGAGAAAGGAGGCAAAGAGGTCCATATTGTCTCGGCACACAACCCCGATGCCGGACTCGATTGGTATCTGGGCATGTTCAAAGCGATCAAGGAAGAGCTTCCCGATATTCATATCAAGGCACTGACAGCGGCCGAAATCAACTTTCTGGCCGAAGAGTATGGACTCAGCGTCGACGAAGTGATCGACAAAATGGTCGAAAACGGGGTCGACTCGATGCCGGGAGGCGGAGCGGAAATTTTCGACGAAGGGGTGCGCGACTATATATGCAAGGGAAAAGTGAGCAGCGAGGGATGGCTCGACATCCATCGCAAGTGGCACCTGCGCGGGAAAAAGTCGAACGCGACGATGCTTTTCGGGCATGTGGAGACGCGGGCGCACCGTATCGATCATATGCTTCGCCTGCGCAATCTTCAGGATGAAACGGGCGGATTCAACTGTTTCATACCGCTGGTTTACCAGAAGGAGAACAACTATCTCAGAGTGACCGACTTTCCCACCGGGCAGGAGATTCTCAAGACGATGGCTGTCGCCCGCATCGTGTTGGACAATATTCCCCATCTTAAAGCCTACTGGGTTACGGCGACGATCAATCTCGCCCTGATCGCCCAGGAGTACGGTGCCAACGACCTTGACGGCACTATAGAACGGGAGTCGATCCAGGCCGCGGCCGGCGCCAAAAGCGCCCACGGCATGCCGCTTGTGGAGTTCGTCCACCTGATCAAGGACAGCGGGTTTATTCCTATTGAGCGTGACAGCCTCTACAACGAACTGAAAGTGTGGTGA